ttataatcCGCACAACACCCCCTAGGCCCCTCGTCCATGATGCTACACTATGAAACAGGATATTGTATAagtatttacaaaaaaaaaaaacattagaCGTGAAAATCGACGAGTAATGATTGATATAAAGCGGTGTAACGACATAACGGTCTAGAAATAagcaaataaaacaaaattcgaGAAATGTGGATTTTATGGATTCGAAAGGTACGCGGATATGTAATTTGTAAGTCAGACGCTACTGTAGCGTTTAAAAGTGGTAATCTAAATACTTATTTGGCAAATTAACATATTAGAATAATTACATTGCTCGTCTATAATTTGATATCATACGACAAAGCAAAGTTGGCTACGGTAAAATCATAAACAAAATTCCACTTATTTATACAGCGATGTTTGAATGATcgtgtataaatgtatatatacagCTATGTACATACTCGGCAATCGCTTGTTTATAATTCACACAACACCCCCGAGAGTCCTCATATATGATACTACGGTATGTTTTAAGACTGTTAAGGAACATGACACGAACAACGCTACCCTTTTGTGTACGTTGCTCTTGTGGGTCGGGCACGAAGGGTCGGCTCATTTGTTGGGTATTAGCAGAGGATAATAAGCTTCTTGGGGCTGCCGCCTTTTGCAAACAACCAAGTGATTTCGAGTTTCCGAAAAAGGGAGGGAAATAAATGAGGTACGCCCATACAACCCTGAACTAGAATTTCCCTGGGACCGAAAATTTCGAAAATCACTGGTTTGCGGCTGCTGCCGGCACAAAGTTAATCGATTTTGCCTCATTCGTCTCGTTACGTCGTGTGAAAAAATTGCCACGtcgattattatatttttgcCCGTTGATACGAATCTGTGTTTGATCTTTTTCAACAAactcactttcctaacgaaaGGGTCCGAGAAGGAGGAGCTTATTCCGCGAAGCTGGAAGGTCACAACGCGAATGAATTTTATGTAATtgttcgttcttcgttcaagttaaaaagaatatttttatttgtcgtATCCTTCGTTTTGTTTCATGCTATAATACGGAACGAAATGAACGATTttgtcaatttttattttaatattgcgATAGATGTAAAAACGAGGTTGACTTTATAATTATGCACGGAACTGTACGTTAGTCGGTGAATGGAATTCTGTGTCGTTAGTCGTTTAATGGAAATATACAGTGGCTGAAACAAATGTCTCGCCTTACGTTCTGTTTTCCCAGTTTtgtccataaaaatatgaatctcTGTGTACGTCGGCAGCTTAAACATTAAATTACGCGTAATATTAAGTAAACCAATTTCAATGGAACAATGTAATTTGTTTAACACCGTTATCCTAaatgtttctgcaatataccaaCAGGAGATCGTTTATATAACATCTATTAAATCGGAAATGTTCATAAAGTGTCGTGAGTTTAAGTGGTATGGCAAACTCAAGGACCAACATAGCTATTTACGTTGGTAAAAATATTCGCGTACAATAAGATTCGTCAATAAAGGCGTTTTCGCGCGAATTTGTCACGTCTGTGTCGTCAAACGTAGAATTCACATGTTTCGCAATATGTGAACTTGAAATATCGAAAACTGCTTTTCCTCGTTCGTAGTATTCTTATGCAATAGTCTTTGCCACTGTTACGCCAGTTCTGCTGTTTGTACAACGTATAAACGTATTTTCAAAGACGTTAGAACAGTAAACCAGTTTTACAGAAATATTTGCAACGACTTAGATTGATAATAAAACTCGTTCAAAAGAACTTTTACAAACCAAAGAGGAGAGACACTGGGAGCAGCACTAAAGGTAGTTTTCCATAGATTTTTATAACAATTTCGTATTACATGTTATTGTCGTGTTGACTTGGTATTATCTTCTTATGCATTTAAATCTTCTATTATTTTCCTATCTTTTTTACACTGATGCTGCAAGTAAATTCATCCTTCGTATATCCTTCTATGAACAGTTTGAAAAACaatttacgttataatttaaatattgttCGTGCATGATGAATAAAGACTTTTTTAACGTAAGTACGTAATACTTGACGTAAATTAACGATACACACGGCATACTGTATAAAGTAGCTGGAATACATACATTAAAGGAAGAGATACGATCTCTGATAAAAAGCGAAGATTTAGAAGGACAAAAAAAAGCAAACCTCTCGAAGAATCTGCACCATCTACACGGAATGGACGTGCACCGAGCGCAACCCTCGTAAACCAGTCAAATTTGTCCACACTTTCCAGCCCCTCTGTATTTAAAGTGCCATAAAGTACGACGGCGACGAAGAGGAAAAAGAGGACGCGAAAGAAGTTGCCAACGAGTCGCATAATTACTTTGGCCCTCGTTTACAGGTTGCAAAGTATCTGCGTGAAGGACAATGATTTAACGTCCAATTTATATTCTTGCGAAGCCACTGTTTCGTGCGTTCTTTTCGCGGTTATTCTACTCATTGATAAATTGCATAAAGTAAACAAacgtatatatttttcatcgtaTTATCATCCTTTTGATTTCCAATGTTATTTCCTTTgatcaataattttttaaaataagccTTTGAAATCTCAGACGAGATTTACTTCAGCCGTATAAATGTCCAAAATATTTGTGTACATGCAAAGAATAATATTGTATCACGAAAACATTATTACTTGATTCTTAAAAGACAGCATCAGAAATAGacgatatgtattatttataagtctttgttattatttattgtctGTGGTTCGTTTGCACGGTTATTGACGGGTCAAAGGCCATATTTCGCGTCGTCGATAAAGGCAAAAACTGGCAATCGAATGGCAACTGCAACGAGAAGAGACAGCATAAACAGCTGTAAATTTCAAAgagaattaaaagaaaaaagtctTTGCAACCGTCGTTCTTCTTTAATCTACAAAGTTGCTCGGCATTGCTTCTGAAGTACTCGAATCCTTGGATGTTTTTCAAACGGACATTTTGAAACAATTTACAACAGCGATCGTATGGCAACTCCGGCCGAAATCTCCTCTGCACGAGGGTCACGAGATGGAAGCGCGTCCGCAACGAAAAGTCGAAGGGAGAGCggaggagaaaaaagaaaaatcgaacAGCGGCTAGTTGCCGTGTCTCAAATGTCAAGAACGCGGCGCCTCGTCCCCTGACCGTGCGTGCCACTTGATAGAGCGCCTTTCTTTCGCGTCGATCGTCTTTCGACTCTACCTTCCAGAGCCCCCAGCGAAGAAGGACGAAGGAAGACGAGGGGCGTGTCCGGTCGTGCGGCTTCTACAAAGAGATGCCCACTTCCCTGTGGACCCCTTCCACTCCTCCTGGATCCCTTCCACGTAGGCCCCAGTAGTCCTCCATCCCCACCATCGGGCCCTAAGAAAACTGGGCAGCATGGTCCAGACCACGAGATCGCCAGGTAAAGTCAGTTTACGCAACGCTTCCGTACGCGAAGCATACACGGTCATCCAGAGGATCCAGTGAGTCCTTTCGATTCTTCCGATCAGTTTCACGCATCGATCAAACATGATATATCGCGACAGGATCAACCAATTGGTAGTTTGAGCGTACGTTCTGTCCTCTGCAGGAGGCCGAATGTTTCTATCGCGAGAACGTCGACTTCGTCAATTCGTTCGTTCCATCAGACAAGATGACAGTTGCCTGAGGAGATCGTTCCTTCGAACAGTTCTAGTGTATCATGTTCTAAATACCACGTTACACGTCGTCGAGTATCGTTAGTTCGAGTAAACTGAAAAGACACAGACGTTCCGTGAGAATGACCGCTTACACCAGTTTCCAACAGTACGATCTGTTAGACTCCGAGGGTTATGGGTCGGCGAGTAGCCCAGAGTCGAATCCTCGTAGCTGGATTCATCAAGAGATCTATCCTCAACCGCCGAGATCCAGGGGTAGCAGCTGTGGTAGCGTGAGCTCGTTGGATTGTCAAAATCGCGAGTATCAAGAGATCGGTGCAGCGAATGGCAACTTTCACGTGACCGCGACCGGCTTCACCGAGTTCTACGAGGGTTACTACCAAGAAGATTGCCGAAACGAGCACCTAATAGGCCATTCGAATAACATGAGGACGGCGAAGGAGTCGGCCAGGCCAGCATTCAGGATGAACGAGTGCGCGGAGAACGTTTACAACGGTGTATCCAGCCGCGCCGAATTCGCCGGTGAGAATGCTGCGGCCAAACAAAGCGCCGACACCCCGCCAAAAATGGAGCACCACACGAGCAATATCTTTAGCAACGGCAGGTGCGAGTTCGGCCAGAATCAGGAGAGTTTCTTCGCCGCGAAGAGTTATGGTATCCCGAAAGGTGATGGTTTTTTGCCTAGAAATAACGGCAATCCTTATGGGCAGAAAGGCGACATTCTTTATTTGGGTGCCACGTACAGCGTGCAGAGAAACGAAAACTACGTTCAGAGCCAGCAAGGCGGCAAATGCGAGCCGTCCAGGTACCACCAAAAAAACGACGCTCTCCACATCTCGCCGATGGTGTACCCCGGCCAAAAGGCGAAGGAGAGCATGCAGAAGATCAAAAACGGCACGCCGGGTATCGAGGTGTTGAGAAAGAGACGGCTGGCGGCGAACGCGCGTGAAAGAAGAAGGATGAACAGTCTGAACGATGCTTTCGATAGGCTCCGGGACGTCGTGCCTAGTCTCGGCAATGACAGAAAGCTCAGCAAATTCGAGACTCTACAAATGGCGCAAACGTATATCGCCGCGTTGTACGAGCTGTTGCAAAGGGAGTGAAAACTCTTGCGACGTAAAGTTCCAGATAGCCTTCGAAGTACTTACTTTCTTTGAAAGAAGGAAGAGAACGACGAGAGGCAAAGGCGAGGAGCGTTCCTTTCCGGTGAAGAGAAGAGTCGAGCGCGTAAAAAGGCTCGAAGCTAAAGTACTGCATCAATTTCGAGCAAATTCGTTGACGGAGGG
Above is a window of Bombus affinis isolate iyBomAffi1 chromosome 5, iyBomAffi1.2, whole genome shotgun sequence DNA encoding:
- the LOC126916352 gene encoding protein twist-like, coding for MTAYTSFQQYDLLDSEGYGSASSPESNPRSWIHQEIYPQPPRSRGSSCGSVSSLDCQNREYQEIGAANGNFHVTATGFTEFYEGYYQEDCRNEHLIGHSNNMRTAKESARPAFRMNECAENVYNGVSSRAEFAGENAAAKQSADTPPKMEHHTSNIFSNGRCEFGQNQESFFAAKSYGIPKGDGFLPRNNGNPYGQKGDILYLGATYSVQRNENYVQSQQGGKCEPSRYHQKNDALHISPMVYPGQKAKESMQKIKNGTPGIEVLRKRRLAANARERRRMNSLNDAFDRLRDVVPSLGNDRKLSKFETLQMAQTYIAALYELLQRE